The following proteins are encoded in a genomic region of Cryptomeria japonica chromosome 11, Sugi_1.0, whole genome shotgun sequence:
- the LOC131860370 gene encoding brassinosteroid-responsive RING protein 1-like, with the protein MVFTTNFSALVIPRYAVALALTLAYIANITQWLLSCLGLAEQQSISGRNSAETPSAISISSIPACKIRDSLPLSTMASLADGFCEDVMCAVCLSSIHKDEKIWRLINCRHIFHRECLDKWIENYQNTCPLCRSSLLPKQRDF; encoded by the coding sequence ATGGTATTTACTACAAACTTCTCTGCTCTGGTTATTCCAAGATATGCCGTTGCCTTAGCACTTACCTTAGCTTATATAGCAAATATAACGCAATGGCTTTTGTCTTGCCTGGGACTTGCTGAGCAGCAAAGCATTTCAGGGAGAAATTCTGCAGAAACACCCTCTGCCATTTCTATTTCCTCTATTCCTGCTTGCAAGATCAGGGACAGTTTGCCATTGTCTACAATGGCTTCTCTAGCAGATGGGTTTTGTGAGGATGTTATGTGTGCCGTTTGCTTGAGCTCTATCCACAAAGATGAGAAAATTTGGCGGCTGATTAATTGCCGCCATATTTTTCATAGGGAGTGTTTGGATAAGTGGATTGAAAACTATCAGAATACGTGCCCTCTCTGCAGATCTTCTCTGCTGCCAAAACAGAGAGATTTTTGA